In Sporichthya brevicatena, a single genomic region encodes these proteins:
- a CDS encoding copper chaperone PCu(A)C: MHVRTLPAALGAAALTLTLSLTACGQDDDAPAGSAAGEATVAATPSPSAAAVLTPADLWVKAAPSGMTAAFGTLINPGTSDLTVVGATTDIGARCELHETVADGDGAMVMRPKEGGFVIPAGGRFELEPGGNHLMIMELTRELRTGEIVSISWKLSDGSTIESEAVVKPFSGAEEKYEPGGAM; encoded by the coding sequence ATGCATGTCCGTACGCTGCCGGCTGCCCTCGGTGCGGCCGCGCTCACCCTCACCCTGTCCCTGACCGCCTGCGGCCAGGACGACGACGCCCCCGCCGGTTCGGCGGCCGGCGAGGCGACCGTCGCCGCGACACCCTCGCCGAGCGCCGCGGCGGTTCTCACGCCGGCGGATCTCTGGGTCAAGGCCGCTCCCAGCGGCATGACCGCCGCCTTCGGCACCCTGATCAACCCGGGCACCAGCGACCTCACCGTGGTCGGGGCCACCACCGACATCGGCGCGAGATGCGAACTCCACGAGACCGTCGCCGACGGCGACGGCGCCATGGTCATGCGGCCCAAGGAGGGTGGGTTCGTCATCCCCGCGGGTGGTCGGTTCGAGCTCGAACCCGGCGGCAACCACCTGATGATCATGGAGCTGACCCGGGAGCTCCGGACGGGTGAGATCGTCAGTATCAGCTGGAAGCTCTCCGACGGGAGCACGATCGAGTCCGAGGCGGTCGTCAAACCGTTCAGCGGCGCCG
- a CDS encoding type II toxin-antitoxin system VapC family toxin yields the protein MLICDTGALVAAAFTRDPDHRACVDLFTGVRLAQRPLVVPAPVIAEVGYLLSKYAGRVGEAAFLRSLAAGDFEVDLPTNADLARAADLVEHYANLPLGTTDAIVVATAERLGCPEIATLDHRDFTVVRPTHTRHFTLLP from the coding sequence GTGCTGATCTGCGACACCGGCGCGCTGGTCGCTGCAGCGTTCACGCGGGACCCCGACCATCGCGCCTGCGTAGACCTGTTCACCGGCGTGCGCCTTGCTCAGCGCCCGCTCGTCGTGCCGGCACCGGTCATCGCCGAAGTCGGCTACCTGCTGAGCAAGTACGCCGGAAGGGTCGGCGAAGCCGCGTTCCTGCGGTCCTTGGCGGCCGGTGACTTCGAGGTGGACCTGCCCACGAACGCGGACCTGGCGCGTGCCGCCGACCTGGTCGAGCACTACGCCAACCTTCCGCTCGGCACCACGGACGCCATCGTCGTGGCCACCGCAGAACGTCTCGGCTGCCCTGAGATCGCGACCCTGGACCACCGCGACTTCACCGTGGTCCGACCAACGCATACCCGGCACTTCACGCTGCTGCCGTGA